One window of Pelmatolapia mariae isolate MD_Pm_ZW linkage group LG18, Pm_UMD_F_2, whole genome shotgun sequence genomic DNA carries:
- the ap1g2 gene encoding AP-1 complex subunit gamma-like 2 produces the protein MSPSVPLQEMIRAIRSARTQCEERGVIQRECAAIRAQFRQADNGGRSHNLAKLLYVHMLGYPAHFGQMECVRMIASPRYSEKRVGYLGAMMLLDEKQDASLLITNSIKNDLSNSNQYIQSLALCTLACMGSAEMCRDLAPEIDRLLRASNSYIKKKAALCAVHIVRKVHDLGELFTKAARSLLTEKNHGVVHGAVVLITELCERNSETLERFRKTVPDLVQIMKGLVISGYSPDHDVAGISDPFLQVRILRLLRILGRNNEAASDAMNDLLAQVATNTDSTKTVGNAVLYETVLTVLDIKSESGLRVLAVNILGRFLLNNDRNIRYIAMTSLQKIVGTDHNAVQRHRGTIVDCLKDQDASVKRRALELSLALVSASNIRSMMKELLSFLSSCPPELRSQTASGIFNAAERYAPSQRWHIDTILHVLTTAGGDVRDETVPNLIQLITNTSELHCYTVHKLYRALLSDISQQPLVQVACWCIGEYGDLLLRGECQETEPVQVTEDDVLDVLETVLQSHMSSPSTRGFALTATMKLSTRITENVDRIRSIVSIYGSCIDVELQQRAVEYNALFKKYDHMRAAVLERMPVIEKNSQGHTNGETIKESQTVKVKPGEPQQPANQVCDLLDLLGGSEQPLQPSPALGSTAPPIPVSTPNTVGGDLLDLLGGLEPTPITPVATVTVYEKDGVTVTLSCEKQSDSGLTVTLTASNSTESDIRGFTLQAAVPKSVQLHMKAPSGDSLPARGAAKVTQMVVLNNPNKVNLKMRLRISYTSQGSAVQDTVQIDSFPGLGQ, from the exons atgtCTCCATCAGTGCCCCTGCAGGAGATGATCCGGGCTATCAGGTCAGCCAGGACGCAGTGTGAGGAGCGGGGGGTCATTCAGAGGGAGTGCGCAGCCATCCGGGCACAGTTCAGACAAGCCGACAACGGAGGGCGATCGCACAACCTGGCCAAGCTGCTCTACGTGCACATGCTGGGCTACCCAGCTCACTTTGGTCAG ATGGAGTGCGTTCGGATGATTGCTAGCCCGCGCTACAGTGAAAAACGCGTAGGATACCTGGGAGCCATGATGCTGCTGGACGAGAAGCAGGATGCCAGCCTGCTCATCACCAACTCCATTAAGaa tgatCTGTCAAACAGTAACCAGTACATACAGTCTCTAGCTCTCTGCACACTAGCCTGCATGGGGTCAGCTGAGATGTGCAGGGATCTGGCGCCAGAGATTGACAGGCTGCTCCGAGCTTCCAACTCCTACATTAAAAAGAAG GCTGCTTTGTGCGCTGTTCACATCGTGAGAAAAGTCCACGATCTGGGAGAGCTCTTTACCAAAGCTGCTCGCTCGCTGCTCACTGAGAAGAACCACG GCGTCGTacacggtgctgtggtgctcaTTACTGAGCTGTGTGAGCGGAACTCAGAAACACTTGAGCGCTTCAGGAAG ACAGTACCAGATCTGGTTCAGATCATGAAAGGTCTCGTCATTTCGGGTTATTCTCCAGACCACGATGTGGCAGGAATCAGCGATCCCTTCCTACAG GTACGCATCTTAAGGTTGCTGAGAATCCTTGGTCGCAACAATGAAGCAGCGAGCGATGCCATGAACGACCTCCTAGCTCAG GTGGCAACCAACACAGACAGTACAAAGACTGTGGGCAATGCTGTGTTGTATGAGACTGTTCTCACTGTGCTGGACATCAAGTCAGAGAGTGGCCTCAGA GTTCTGGCCGTGAACATTCTAGGAAGATTTCTTCTGAACAATGACAGAAACATTCG CTATATCGCCATGACCTCTCTTCAGAAGATTGTTGGGACAGACCACAATGCAGTGCAGCGCCACCGAGGGACTATAGTAGACTGCCTGAAAGACCAGGATGCTTCTGTTAAGcg CCGTGCTTTGGAGCTTTCTTTGGCTCTGGTGTCAGCCTCCAACATCCGTtctatgatgaaggaactgctCAGCTTCCTCTCCTCCTGCCCCCCCGAGCTCAGGTCTCAAACTGCCAGCGGTATATTCAATGCTGCTGAAAG gTATGCTCCCTCCCAGCGCTGGCACATTGACACCATCCTGCATGTCCTCACCACG GCAGGGGGCGACGTGAGAGACGAAACGGTGCCCAACCTGATTCAGCTCATTACCAACACTTCAGAGCTACACTGTTACACCGTTCACAAGCTCTACCGGGCTCTGCTCAGTGACATCTCGCAG CAACCTCTGGTCCAGGTGGCGTGCTGGTGTATCGGAGAGTATGGAGACCTGCTGCTGAGAGGAGAATGTCAGGAGACCGAACCTGTGCAG GTCACAGAGGACGACGTCCTGGACGTCTTGGAAACAGTGCTACAGTCCCACATGTCGTCCCCGTCAACAAGGGGCTTTGCTCTGACCGCCACAATGAAACTCAGCACGCGCATCACTGAGAATGTGGA TCGAATCAGAAGCATCGTCAGCATCTACGGCAGCTGTATAGACGTGGAgctccagcagagggcagttGAATACAACGCTCTTTTCAAAAAATATGACCACATGAG AGCAGCAGTGCTCGAGAGGATGCCTGTGATTGAAAAGAATTCACAGGGTCACACCAACGGGGAGACCATCAAGGAGAGTCAAACAGTCAAAGTCAAGCCAGGAGAGCCACAGCAGCCTGCTAACCAG GTGTGTGATCTGTTGGACCTGCTGGGTGGCTCTGAGCAGCCTCTGCAGCCCAGCCCGGCATTAGGCAGCACAGCTCCTCCCATTCCTGTCAGCACACCCAACACTGTTGGAGGAGACCTCCTGGATCTGCTTGGAGGGTTAGAGCCCACTCCTATCACGCCAG TTGCCACAGTGACTGTGTATGAGAAGGACGGTGTGACTGTAACACTGAGTTGTGAGAAACAGTCCGATTCAGGCCTGACCGTCACACTCACCGCCTCCAACTCCACTGAGTCAGACATCAGAGGCTTCACCCTGCAGGCTGCAGTGCCCAAG AGTGTCCAGTTACACATGAAGGCCCCCAGCGGGGACTCTCTTCCTGCAAGAGGCGCAGCTAAAGTGACCCAGATGGTGGTCCTCAACAACCCCAATAAG GTCAATCTAAAAATGAGGCTCCGCATCTCTTACACCAGCCAAGGATCAGCTGTTCAGGATACGGTCCAGATCGACTCCTTCCCTGGACTCGGTCAGTGA
- the nedd8l gene encoding NEDD8 ubiquitin like modifier, like yields the protein MLIKVKTLTGKEIEIDIEPTDKVERIKERVEEKEGIPPQQQRLIYSGKQMNDEKTAADYKIQGGSVLHLVLALRGGSTNHSCCLPLSSTS from the exons ATGTTGATCAAAGTCAAG ACTCTcactggaaaagaaatagagattGACATAGAGCCCACAGATAAG GTGGAGCGGATTAAAGAAAGAGTGGAAGAGAAGGAAGGGATCCCACCGCAGCAACAGAGACTCATCTACAGTGGAAAACAGAT GAATGATGAGAAGACGGCAGCAGACTACAAGATCCAGGGAGGCTCAGTGCTCCATCTTGTGTTGGCGCTAAGAGGAGGATCAACAAACCACAGTTGCTGCTTACCCCTGTCCTCCACGTCATGA
- the zp3f.2 gene encoding zona pellucida glycoprotein 3f, tandem duplicate 2: MGTHLYLGLLVLAVFATTVTNADINVACANNSVRVTWRVNAELVPYAARLFLGNCMASQWKVLPSGEGEAQFNYTFSECKFTKMVKGKRIFYQNEMSYRPQAKPNPPDFVHPIECVYRRPKDWIPRFVNPGYGVSEGHSRLVFHMALLNEELSSIAKTNIIPLGSPMPIWAAVEQKSHQPLLLLMEECVAAPTAELRPGSQVYPIIGNKGCLLESKKGNSMFLPRYHSSSIILYLQSFNFGFGEVYIHCKLAVWDPQNFAESKKACHYIKGTNRWELLDDPSRSSLCNCCDLSCKSRSRRGVEWASDGPSHNSVLGPLIIVDQSDLRDSDTMMESATTADPQLK; the protein is encoded by the exons ATGGGGACTCATCTCTACCTAGGTTTGCTTGTCCTGGCTGTTTTTGCAACAACTGTTACCAATGcag acatCAATGTGGCCTGTGCAAACAACTCTGTGAGGGTAACATGGAGGGTGAATGCGGAGCTGGTGCCGTATGCAGCTCGGCTCTTCCTTGGAAACTGCATGGCATCTCAGTGGAAGGTTCTGCCCTCTGGAGAGGGGGAAGCACAGTTCAACTATACGTTTTCCGAGTGCAAGTTTACTAAAATG GTAAAGGGAAAACGCATATTCTATCAGAATGAAATGAGCTACAGGCCACAGGCAAAGCCAAACCCTCCAGATTTTGTGCATCCTATTGAATGTGTTTACAGAAG acCCAAGGATTGGATTCCCCGATTTGTGAACCCTGGATATGGGGTTTCCGAGGGTCACAGCAGGCTGGTCTTCCACATGGCGCTTCTCAATG AGGAGCTATCAAGCATAGCAAAGACAAACATCATTCCTCTGGGCTCCCCCATGCCAATATGGGCAGCAGTGGAGCAGAAGTCTCATCAGCCATTGCTGTTGCTCATGGAGGAATGTGTCGCAGCCCCCACAGCTGAGCTGCGGCCCGGCAGCCAGGTTTACCCAATCATTGGCAACAAGGG TTGTCTTTTagaaagcaaaaaaggaaaCTCGATGTTTCTGCCTCGGTACCACTCGTCTTCCATCATCCTCTACCTCCAGTCCTTCAACTTTGGTTTTGGAGAG GTGTACATCCACTGTAAACTGGCTGTGTGGGATCCTCAGAATTTTGCAGAAAGCAAGAAGGCCTGTCATTATATAAAGGGAACTAACAG ATGGGAGCTGCTTGATGACCCATCCCGAAGCTCCCTCTGTAACTGCTGTGACTTGAGCTGCAAGTCTCGGTCCAGGAGGGGTGTTGAATGGG CATCAGACGGCCCGAGTCACAATTCTGTGTTGGGACCCCTAATCATTGTGGACCAATCTGACTTGCGGGACAGCGACACAATGATGGAGTCTGCCACTACAGCTGACCCTCAGCTCAAATAA
- the LOC134617330 gene encoding zona pellucida sperm-binding protein 3-like → MASLWYCVAVLGLVAGVSVNADMKLDCKGGFVTLVWTDGRSQMDTSLLRLGSCFPTSLTDREAVFTVEFNDCNFRRLVTGKRLIYSNDLTYITPPNSVIPSYIDLIVCEYERPRDWYPLVYEPVFSTYGLEELVFHIGLMNADFSGPAESTRFPLGSIIAIMASVEQQTHQPLLLLIDECVAATTPELQPESALYPIIANKGCLVDSKKSRSKFEPRQKSSEIRLSLQAFKFAVGGEVFIHCSLVAWDPNGLGNTKKACHYIKDYGWELLDDPTHSSLCDCCESSCKARKTRDLVAGEHGAVQNVVLGPLTITD, encoded by the exons ATGGCCTCCCTTTGGTATTGTGTAGCTGTTTTGGGCCTGGTAGCAGGAGTTTCAGTAAATGCAG ACATGAAACTGGACTGTAAAGGTGGTTTTGTGACACTGGTGTGGACAGACGGTAGATCTCAGATGGACACTTCACTGCTCCGTCTGGGCAGCTGCTTTCCCACAAGCCTCACAGACAGGGAAGCTGTTTTCACTGTGGAATTCAATGACTGTAACTTCAGGAGGCTT GTTACTGGCAAACGACTAATCTACTCCAATGACCTGACTTACATTACCCCACCTAATTCTGTCATCCCTTCGTACATTGACTTGATTGTCTGTGAATATGAGAG GCCGAGAGACTGGTACCCCCTGGTTTATGAGCCAGTGTTTAGTACCTATGGTTTAGAAGAACTAGTATTTCATATTGGACTCATGAATG CTGACTTCTCAGGCCCTGCTGAATCTACAAGATTCCCTCTGGGCTCAATCATCGCCATCATGGCTAGCGTGGAGCAGCAGACCCATCAGCCATTGCTGCTACTCATTGATGAATGTGTAGCTGCCACCACACCTGAGCTGCAGCCTGAAAGTGCTCTATATCCAATAATCGCCAACAAGGG ATGTCTTGTCGACAGTAAGAAATCGCGCTCAAAATTTGAACCCAGACAAAAGTCTTCAGAGATCCGGCTATCCCTTCAAGCCTTCAAGTTTGCTGTGGGAGGAGAG GTGTTTATTCATTGCAGCCTTGTGGCTTGGGATCCCAACGGTCTTGGCAATACTAAGAAGGCCTGCCACTACATCAAAGATTATGG TTGGGAGTTGCTTGACGACCCTACACACAGCAGTCTATGCGACTGCTGTGAGTCCAGCTGCAAGGCCAGAAAGACGAGGGATCTAGTGGCAG ggGAGCATGGTGCAGTGCAAAACGTAGTCCTTGGTCCACTCACTATCACAGATTAG
- the LOC134617172 gene encoding RING finger protein 212B-like isoform X5: MVWFHCNQCFKRRGSTFAASSCGHIFCEACVKSNPCTVCGASCSYLAINEMKPQEKMFFNDPVKLIQSRLEHMCQIVIFQQMQMERVMAQFKHKSAELERRLKEVTEQSYRQLSDLQRENADLKKQLLEVKKETMELKKPLSQWRLSPGQFQTEGTQRMSLPVAVTSPVTPRSRTMRLLDQLLQFPAIVLFMNTEHLHH, translated from the exons atggtCTGGTTCCACTGTAACCAGTGCTTCAAAAGAAGAGGATCCACGTTTGCCGCGTCCAGCTGTGGCCACATTTTCTGTGAAGCATGCGTTAAATCAA ATCCGTGCACCGTATGTGGGGCCAGCTGCAGCTATCTGGCTATCAATGAG ATGAAGCCgcaggaaaaaatgtttttcaacgACCCGGTGAAGCTCATCCAATCACGGCTAGAGCACATGTGTCAG ATTGTCATCTTTCAGCAGATGCAGATGGAGAGAGTCATGGCACAATTCAAGCACAAGTCTGCTGAATTGGAAAGACGCCTTAAAGAAGTCACCGAGCAGAGTTACAG GCAACTCTCAGACCTGCAAAGAGAGAATGCTGACTTAAAAAAGCAGCTTTTAGAGGTGAAGAAAGAAACTATGGAATTGAAAAAGCCACTTTCACAATGGAGG CTCTCTCCAGGACAATTTCAAACTGAAGG AACTCAGAGGATGTCCCTCCCTGTGGCTGTCACCTCCCCAG ttaCGCCTCGTTCAAGAACCATGAG ACTCCTGGATCAGCTGCTTCAGTTTCCAGCCATAGTTCTCTTCATGAATACA gaaCACCTACATCATTAA
- the LOC134617172 gene encoding RING finger protein 212B-like isoform X2: MVWFHCNQCFKRRGSTFAASSCGHIFCEACVKSNPCTVCGASCSYLAINEMKPQEKMFFNDPVKLIQSRLEHMCQQMQMERVMAQFKHKSAELERRLKEVTEQSYRQLSDLQRENADLKKQLLEVKKETMELKKPLSQWRLSPGQFQTEGTQRMSLPVAVTSPVTPRSRTMSHIGSAESQRWNMHRGPSLSLNTPGSAASVSSHSSLHEYRTPTSLSTPTRTQTPGLLQFISGLSIQSPRH, encoded by the exons atggtCTGGTTCCACTGTAACCAGTGCTTCAAAAGAAGAGGATCCACGTTTGCCGCGTCCAGCTGTGGCCACATTTTCTGTGAAGCATGCGTTAAATCAA ATCCGTGCACCGTATGTGGGGCCAGCTGCAGCTATCTGGCTATCAATGAG ATGAAGCCgcaggaaaaaatgtttttcaacgACCCGGTGAAGCTCATCCAATCACGGCTAGAGCACATGTGTCAG CAGATGCAGATGGAGAGAGTCATGGCACAATTCAAGCACAAGTCTGCTGAATTGGAAAGACGCCTTAAAGAAGTCACCGAGCAGAGTTACAG GCAACTCTCAGACCTGCAAAGAGAGAATGCTGACTTAAAAAAGCAGCTTTTAGAGGTGAAGAAAGAAACTATGGAATTGAAAAAGCCACTTTCACAATGGAGG CTCTCTCCAGGACAATTTCAAACTGAAGG AACTCAGAGGATGTCCCTCCCTGTGGCTGTCACCTCCCCAG ttaCGCCTCGTTCAAGAACCATGAG TCATATAGGCTCAGCAGAGTCCCAGAGGTGGAACATGCACAGAGGTCCTAGTCTCTCCCTCAAT ACTCCTGGATCAGCTGCTTCAGTTTCCAGCCATAGTTCTCTTCATGAATACA gaaCACCTACATCATTAAGCACACCTACCAG AACCCAGACTCCTGGTCTTTTACAGTTCATAAGTGGATTATCAATTCAGTCACCTAGGCACTGA
- the LOC134617172 gene encoding RING finger protein 212B-like isoform X3 gives MVWFHCNQCFKRRGSTFAASSCGHIFCEACVKSNPCTVCGASCSYLAINEMKPQEKMFFNDPVKLIQSRLEHMCQMQMERVMAQFKHKSAELERRLKEVTEQSYRQLSDLQRENADLKKQLLEVKKETMELKKPLSQWRLSPGQFQTEGTQRMSLPVAVTSPVTPRSRTMSHIGSAESQRWNMHRGPSLSLNTPGSAASVSSHSSLHEYRTPTSLSTPTRTQTPGLLQFISGLSIQSPRH, from the exons atggtCTGGTTCCACTGTAACCAGTGCTTCAAAAGAAGAGGATCCACGTTTGCCGCGTCCAGCTGTGGCCACATTTTCTGTGAAGCATGCGTTAAATCAA ATCCGTGCACCGTATGTGGGGCCAGCTGCAGCTATCTGGCTATCAATGAG ATGAAGCCgcaggaaaaaatgtttttcaacgACCCGGTGAAGCTCATCCAATCACGGCTAGAGCACATGTGTCAG ATGCAGATGGAGAGAGTCATGGCACAATTCAAGCACAAGTCTGCTGAATTGGAAAGACGCCTTAAAGAAGTCACCGAGCAGAGTTACAG GCAACTCTCAGACCTGCAAAGAGAGAATGCTGACTTAAAAAAGCAGCTTTTAGAGGTGAAGAAAGAAACTATGGAATTGAAAAAGCCACTTTCACAATGGAGG CTCTCTCCAGGACAATTTCAAACTGAAGG AACTCAGAGGATGTCCCTCCCTGTGGCTGTCACCTCCCCAG ttaCGCCTCGTTCAAGAACCATGAG TCATATAGGCTCAGCAGAGTCCCAGAGGTGGAACATGCACAGAGGTCCTAGTCTCTCCCTCAAT ACTCCTGGATCAGCTGCTTCAGTTTCCAGCCATAGTTCTCTTCATGAATACA gaaCACCTACATCATTAAGCACACCTACCAG AACCCAGACTCCTGGTCTTTTACAGTTCATAAGTGGATTATCAATTCAGTCACCTAGGCACTGA
- the LOC134617172 gene encoding RING finger protein 212B-like isoform X4, translating into MVWFHCNQCFKRRGSTFAASSCGHIFCEACVKSNPCTVCGASCSYLAINEMKPQEKMFFNDPVKLIQSRLEHMCQIVIFQQMQMERVMAQFKHKSAELERRLKEVTEQSYRQLSDLQRENADLKKQLLEVKKETMELKKPLSQWRLSPGQFQTEGTQRMSLPVAVTSPVTPRSRTMRLLDQLLQFPAIVLFMNTVSVAANTLL; encoded by the exons atggtCTGGTTCCACTGTAACCAGTGCTTCAAAAGAAGAGGATCCACGTTTGCCGCGTCCAGCTGTGGCCACATTTTCTGTGAAGCATGCGTTAAATCAA ATCCGTGCACCGTATGTGGGGCCAGCTGCAGCTATCTGGCTATCAATGAG ATGAAGCCgcaggaaaaaatgtttttcaacgACCCGGTGAAGCTCATCCAATCACGGCTAGAGCACATGTGTCAG ATTGTCATCTTTCAGCAGATGCAGATGGAGAGAGTCATGGCACAATTCAAGCACAAGTCTGCTGAATTGGAAAGACGCCTTAAAGAAGTCACCGAGCAGAGTTACAG GCAACTCTCAGACCTGCAAAGAGAGAATGCTGACTTAAAAAAGCAGCTTTTAGAGGTGAAGAAAGAAACTATGGAATTGAAAAAGCCACTTTCACAATGGAGG CTCTCTCCAGGACAATTTCAAACTGAAGG AACTCAGAGGATGTCCCTCCCTGTGGCTGTCACCTCCCCAG ttaCGCCTCGTTCAAGAACCATGAG ACTCCTGGATCAGCTGCTTCAGTTTCCAGCCATAGTTCTCTTCATGAATACAGTAAGTGTGGCTGCAAACACACTCTTGTAG
- the LOC134617172 gene encoding RING finger protein 212B-like isoform X1: MVWFHCNQCFKRRGSTFAASSCGHIFCEACVKSNPCTVCGASCSYLAINEMKPQEKMFFNDPVKLIQSRLEHMCQIVIFQQMQMERVMAQFKHKSAELERRLKEVTEQSYRQLSDLQRENADLKKQLLEVKKETMELKKPLSQWRLSPGQFQTEGTQRMSLPVAVTSPVTPRSRTMSHIGSAESQRWNMHRGPSLSLNTPGSAASVSSHSSLHEYRTPTSLSTPTRTQTPGLLQFISGLSIQSPRH, translated from the exons atggtCTGGTTCCACTGTAACCAGTGCTTCAAAAGAAGAGGATCCACGTTTGCCGCGTCCAGCTGTGGCCACATTTTCTGTGAAGCATGCGTTAAATCAA ATCCGTGCACCGTATGTGGGGCCAGCTGCAGCTATCTGGCTATCAATGAG ATGAAGCCgcaggaaaaaatgtttttcaacgACCCGGTGAAGCTCATCCAATCACGGCTAGAGCACATGTGTCAG ATTGTCATCTTTCAGCAGATGCAGATGGAGAGAGTCATGGCACAATTCAAGCACAAGTCTGCTGAATTGGAAAGACGCCTTAAAGAAGTCACCGAGCAGAGTTACAG GCAACTCTCAGACCTGCAAAGAGAGAATGCTGACTTAAAAAAGCAGCTTTTAGAGGTGAAGAAAGAAACTATGGAATTGAAAAAGCCACTTTCACAATGGAGG CTCTCTCCAGGACAATTTCAAACTGAAGG AACTCAGAGGATGTCCCTCCCTGTGGCTGTCACCTCCCCAG ttaCGCCTCGTTCAAGAACCATGAG TCATATAGGCTCAGCAGAGTCCCAGAGGTGGAACATGCACAGAGGTCCTAGTCTCTCCCTCAAT ACTCCTGGATCAGCTGCTTCAGTTTCCAGCCATAGTTCTCTTCATGAATACA gaaCACCTACATCATTAAGCACACCTACCAG AACCCAGACTCCTGGTCTTTTACAGTTCATAAGTGGATTATCAATTCAGTCACCTAGGCACTGA